AGTCTCTGAAGAACATGCTGGCTCCCAATCATGTGATTGTGGACTCTGTAGGCTGACAGGGACCAGAGTGGTCCCCTCACCCAAGCCCCCCCGGGCTGGGGTTTTGCCCGCAGCTGCCCAGCCTTCCAGCAGTGGACGCAGCGCCTCGGCAGAGCGGTGGCCGTGGGGAGGCCCTCTGTCCGTCCCACCGCAGGGGCTGCTCTGGCCTCCGCAGGACACTCCATGTCCCAGGGACCTCACCTCCTGGGTCTGCTGGCAGGCTTGCCCCAGAGGGTCCCTGTGACTGACTGATGCCTGGAAATCAGTGATGTACAAAAGTGACTCGGTCACAGGACAGGCTGCCTCATGTGATTTTCagtttcaagaaaaaagaaaaacagagctgtaGCCAAATTGAAGGTCCGCGTGGTTTATGTCCCTCTGACGCCCGTGAGTTTACAGCTCTTATCTTTCTGTGTGTGGGGTGGAGACTCAAGGTATTAGCTTGTCCTGAGGAGGGGTAGGAGTCTTTCATTTCTGTAGTCCCGTGGTCTTGCACACAGGTCGGCACATGGTAAACGCAAAATAAAAACGCGTTGAATCAGTGATTTTGAGAAGAGAAATCCCAAACGGTGGTATGACTCACTTCCATCTAATGAATGTCTCTCTTGGTTTTTTTGCTCCCAATAATTACAGCAAGCAATCAGTGCTTGTGCTGGGTCATGCTGCCCTTCACAGATGAGCCCGTCTAACCCACTCCCTTTGTGATAGGAAGCTCTGGACGGCAAAAGAGGCGAAGGACAAAGGCGGTGAGGAGGAGACTGAGCCTGAACCCATGGAGCAGCTGGTGTTTCCCCGGCAGTACCTCGggtctaaaataataataattcagatTCGCAGTCTATTTGATTTTCTGACAATCTACCACCTACATACCTTGAGAAAAGGAAACTGATTTTCTtgtgcaataaatgagatcaggCAGATTCATCAGCCTCCACTGTCCTACCATTAATGGATGACTTATTTCTACTCCTGCGATCGTAAAGGAGGAAGAGGACCTTCCAGTTACCAGtgtttttatgggtttttttttttttcctggctacaACAGATAAGGTTCCTGAAACAATAAACTGTTCGAAAATAGGAAGTGAAGCAGATGAAGGCATATTAAGTCTCAACTATCTTTTCTTGAACTTTTCTTGGTTAGCAGGTATCTATGTAGAGtttaaattttggggaaaaaaataataaaacgcTGATAACTCTGACGAGCGCTTGGTTACGGGGCTGTGTGCGCTCTTTTCAAAGCGCTTTGTTCTCgaaactgctgctgctggaggaggtgggggggttTCCCATTAGAAGGAGCAGGAGGGTGAGATGGGTCACCCACAGCCTGAGGGTGGGAAGCCCCGAGGAGGGCCGGCTCGGGTGGCCTCGGGACCCCCACCCAAACCAGCCCTgaagcaggaggaggggatgCCCGCGGGCGGCACACACGGACCAGCGCGGTCGCCTGCGGATCCTGCTCGTGCACAGGGTGCCCTGGTCCAAACGGCCGTGAGGACGTCCTTGTGGAGCTGAGAACACGGCTTGTGacacctcctggagaagggaaggcagagcCCCTCGTCATGGCAGCAGACCCCGGGGCCACAAGGGAGGCAGGCCGGGGGGAGTGAGACCATGAACGCACACGGTCCGGCTGCCGGGCCCTGGGCCGGCTTTCACCCTGCACGGGCCCTCGTCTCTCTTCACGGGGCTCACAGGCCTGGGAAGGTCTGAGGCAACAGCTGCTGTAAAAACCGGAACTTTGAAAAGATGACAGGATTGAGCCTGCCCTCGAGCCTGCAACCCTCCCGGCCCTGTGACCTTGTGGGCACAGCCTGGGTGCGAGCAACTTGCTCTAGGGTGTTTGGGCGCCGGGAGATCAGAGGGGAGACAGCAGTGTGTGCACCAAAGACAGTCATTCTCAGAGCGAGGCAGCGGATCAATCACCTCCCCCCCGTCTGGCACGTCTTCCTGGGGCAAACCACAGCCTCGCAGACTTGCAGCTGCTTTGTAGGCAAAGCCGAGCACCTtcaccacccccccaacccccagtggGAGAGACCCGGGCAGCCAGGGCCGGGGTGGGCTTCAGCACCTGCCTCTCCCAGGCCTGACCCTGACCTCGGCACACCTGGGGCGAGGCCTACTCCCCCTTTTAGTCGGCCGCCCAAACTATCTCCTGTCGGGGGGTGGGGAGTTGGTTGTATTGGTTTGCGTTGCTCAGAGAAACAGGATATACACATAGACGCTTATTATAAGAAACTGCCCACGCGGTCCCAGAGGCCGGGAGGCCCCCGGGGTCTGCACGCGGCGCGCTGGAGGCCCCGGAGGTCCCCGTCCCCGTCCCCTTCTGGCTGGAAGCAGGAGAGGCCTGGTGTCCCGGGTCCGCCGCCGGTCGGGGAGGCCTGGTGGAAGGCTGTCCGCTCTTCTCGGTCTTCGATTCAACTGTCACCCAAAACACCCAAACAGCCTGTGACTAGGTGCCCAGTGGCCCAGCCAAGCTGACGCGGGAAGTTAACCGTCGCACTGACCTTCTGAGAAAAGCAGCAGGTCTCGCGGGGTGGCCTTCCCCCCGGGGCACGCGCTGGTTCAGCGCTAACGCGTGAGAAGCGGGGAGGCCAAGCTAGCAAGTCAGAGGAGGTGGACGCAGGCACGGGCTGTGGCCCAGGGTGTGAGGCTCTGAAGTCCTATGCTGTGCGGGGCTTTGGCGAGTCAGGAAACCTTGGCCTCTGggttcccatctgtaaaatgggggtaatgatACAAGTCTTCAAGGCAAGTTCCCCGAGCTTTCCACGCCTCGGTGTTTTCGTCTGGTGAACAGGCAGAATGCTACTATACCTGCCATAAAGTTGCTGGGAGGGTGATTAGGAGATGTAAAACCCTCAGTCCCTCTCTGTAATAAGTTCTCATGGAATATTCGCCATTATTTTAACACCTACTTCAGAGCAATATTGTAATGATACTTTGTATAACAAAGGTCTTTGAAAGAATATAATGGtcatattgtgttttttttttaaacttgggaaGACACCAAATTGGCAAATACTTTTTTTATGATAATAATGCCTGTTGTTTGTTAAGGGTGTGGTGAACGGGCACCCACAAGCCTCCAGAgagaatgtatttttttccacAATTTGGCACACTGCACCAAAGTCTCAAATTGTTCATAACATCTGATAAATAGTCTCACTGCTAGGAGTTTGTCCTgaagaaagaatcagaaatgaaaataaagatttctgtACAAGAAcgttcatcacacacacacacaaaagaatgttCATCACAGAATTActtaaaagagtgaaaaattgaaaaaaacttCAAGAGCTTGTTAAATAAAGGTGGTTACATTTGagtgttttcaatatttttcctttatattttcttatgatttcttttttaaaaaaacaaagaacctgCATTACTTAAAAAATCAGGGGGAAGCTTACACTTCCTAAGGGGAAGGCCGGGCCTAGGTGTCCAGCGGCATGAGCTGGGTGTCGCGTGGAGGGGTGGCAGGGCCGGGGAAGCCAGGAGGAGAGAGCACAGAGGCTTGAGCCGCCCTGTGCTTTTCTGTGACGCTGACCGAGCTGCTTCCAAGCCGGGTCCCAACTTCCGTAAAATGAACTGATCAGTCCTGCCTGCCCCTGGGTCGGGGACCGAGGAAGCCCCCTCTGTGCACCTTTGACAGACATCTGCTGAGCTGCAGGATGCAGGGTCGCCTTCCCGGGCCTGGCTCTCCCCGTCCCCCTCCTGGAAGGAGCGAGACGGGCCTCTTGCCCTGCTGGCCCGTGATGGACGCACACAGGGGTCTCACGCAGCGCCCACTCTCCCGAGATGCGAGGGCGCCTTCAGTGAGCCCTGCGATGACTGCAGGAGGAAGAGCGGTCTCACCTCCTCAgctcctcctcccacctgccaACCCAGCATCTCTGCTTTCGGCTCCCGGGGGTCTTTCCATCCTGTGCCCCGTTGGACTGAGGTGGGGGTCTTGGCGGGGGCAGGGAGTGGTCAGTAACTTCCTGCAGGTACCCCAGCCTAGGCAGGGCAGGATCTGGACCCCGTGGCTCCGACAAGCAGGATATCCCCACACAGTCCAGAGTGGTGCGGGGCTGAGTCATCTCAGCGAGCCGGGCTTTGCCCGCCCTGCCATTCCCGTGAACTCTCCAGATCACTCACCCCAGGGCCCAGCGACCACACGGTGCCCTGAGAAAGGGCCCAAGAAAGCCCAGAATTAGTCATCAGCTCAAATCAGAATCACACAGGCCAACGTGCCCGGCGTTTGCCCAGAGGTTGACCTTAAAAAAACCCAGAGACTCCACCCCATCTCCCCTGCAGGCCACAGGCGGTGGGCAAAGGGCGGGGCAGTGGGCCTGGACCGGCTCACCCCGAGGGCAGGGCTCCTGTGGCCTAAACACCACAGCTCACAAAGCGCGTTCGAGGACGCGGCTTCGCTTGACCCGTCCGCGGAGCAGAGCGGACAGAACCGTTGCCCTCCATGTGAAGAAAGAGAGGCTGGGGGCATCTGGCCGGGGTGCCCCAGAAAGGCCCCGCTGGGATCACACCAGCTCAGGCCTGGGTCCGCCTTTAGCCTCAGCCCTGGGGCAGCATGACTGCTCTCTGTCCACTGCCCTTAAAGAAGGCTCCTAGAGGGGCTTCTCCaggggtccagtggctgagagtcTGCCTTCTGGTGCAGGGGCCGTGGGTTTGACCGCTGGTCCGGAAGATCCCACGGGCCTCGGGGCAGCGGGGCCCGTGTGTCCTGATGACTAAGCCAGGTGAACTGAGCTCTGCCACaggagaagcctgcgcaccgcacCACCGCAACTGCAGAACAGCCCCCGCTCTCCGCAACCGGAGAcagcccacgcacagcaatgaagacgcagCTCAGCCAATAAATGATCAATAACACTGTTTAAAAAGCTCATAGAAGATTTCCAGAGAGAGAAGTGGAGCAGCCTTCCTTTGCTGTTGCCCTTTTGCAGATCATATAGACAACGCAACACCCCCCCACCCTTACCCTTCCCACTATTTCTTACGATTTCACATTATGACAGATCACGACAGTCACTACCCCACAGGGGCTTCATGCGTGtccccttccccaccagggaCAGGGGCCACAGCAGGGGACCAGACACAATCCCTTGACTTAAGAAGCTCACgttctgatgggagagacaaaCAACAAATACAGGCAGAAAACAAGGCTTCCCATTAGTTGAGAAGAGAGACACCCATGGCGCTTAACTTGtgccagagaaagaaaagaacaaatggtGGTTTTTACCCAAAGGACTCTGCGGTTCCTAATGTTCTGCATCAACACCATTAATGCTAACAATGATTTTATATCCTCCAGGCTTgaagtgtgtgggtgtgtatttaACACGAGCAGTTCTGTTACCccctttttgttttgcttaccaGCATTTTCCAGTCTCCGAGCAGTGGGAGGGAAATGCTGAGTTTTGATAACTACTTGCAGGGTGGGGGGTCGGAGATGGAGAAGCTTCCTTTCTGCCTGTCTTTGGGGAGCTCGGTGTACCAGCAAATCGGGAGAAACAAGGTGGCAGGCCTTAAGATGGGGACTTCATTGGAACAGCCCAGGAGAGTGCCTCTGCTGTGAGCTGGGGCCTCGGCGTGTGACTTGGTCATTTCTTGTCTCAGAGACAGGGCAGGTCCGAAGGGCCGTGGTGCACTGACCTCTCCAAGACTGAAGCGTCTGGAATCAGTCCTGCCGGACCGGTAACCCCACGGGCTGCAAGGCCTGCCTCCCTTGGGGTGTGGGGGGACAGGCCTGGGTGTGTTTCTTCCCAGTGTGACCGCCGAGGGCAGCTGATGGGTGGTGTGTATCTACTCTAAAGGCTGCGCTCCATGCCAGGAGCGGGCCTGGTGAGATGGGCTCTCCAGGAGAATTTCTGAGTTCTTTTCTGCACTGACTGATGTTTCTTTAGGCCAAATCCACTTAAAAGTATAAAGACCGAATACCCAAGCCCTCCGGAAAGCTCCAAGGATGTCACAGACTCAGAACATGGATGCCCTTCAGCATTTGTCCTGGACGCGCCCAAAGGGAGTAAGGAAAAATTTGCCAGGGTTTGACAGCCACAACACCACACTTCTGCTTTGAAGTGACACCTGGCTAGCGGCTGCACTTAAatctttccccctccctctctctgaaaCCTCCAAAATGGGAAACGTCCTTTAAAATAGTAAGAAGAGAAGATAGGCTGCCCTCAAGGGGGGGCCCATGACGGGGCCGCTGCTCTTGGCCCGACTACACACCAAATCCCGAGCGCTTTGAGGTCAACCTCAACTACTGGGTTGAGTTTTGTCTGACCCAGTGTTCGAGTCACCCGCTCACACTCATTTCAGTCCCTTCCACTCGAGTAAAGGCAGACACAGCTGTCGGCTGAGGGCAGCAACAGTGTTTATTGAGAAAGGGGAACTCACGCCGGTCAGAGCATCCAAGCGACCGGGGACAGATGCTGGAACCGTCTGTCCGCAGGGAGGCGCCCGCCCAAGTCCAGAGTGAGTCCTGCAGCTTCTTGGGAGTCGGGGGAGATACAGGACGGGCTTCCTGAGGACGCTGGCAGCAGGAAGGGGCAAGCGGCGACAGCACCGTCGTTCCCATGCTTTGGTGAGCGTTGAAAACGAAGAGGCTGACACGTGATTCAGCACAGCCACCAAGACGGCAGAACGTGAAGGTCCAGATTCTTTGGAGAGGGGCCAGAGAGTTTGGCTTGGAGAAGGTATTTCTCAGCAGGCAACGGCGATTGTAGGGAATCAAAGGTAAGGGAGCCGACCGAGACAAGAATGGCCTCTGGGGAGTCTCTCCCAGGGGGCAGAGCAGGGAGGCCACTTCCCTTTCCGAGCCCGGGTCGGTGTTGCCTGCATCTCCCAGGACGTTTACTGCGCTGGAGACAAAGCGTCCAGGTGTCCACTGGGCGGAGCGGGAGGAGAGCGGGTCTCAGGAGCCGGGCCGGGGATGGGGGGGACGCTGGAGAAGCTGAGATTCTGGGAAAGCTCGTGAAGGAGACCCCGGGAGGCCCCGCGGTCCCGGCAGAGCGGCCCGCTGCGCTCGGGGCGGTCGGGGAGGCAGGTGGCGGTGGGGGGCGGCCCGCTTCGCTTCCCCGtgccgcccgccgcccgcgggCCGAGCAGCTATGGGCGGACAGCCGAGGGGGCGCTCGCCGTCTGGGCTCGGCCGCCCGCGCGGGCCGGGCTCCGGAACGGGGAGCCGTCGTCGCCGGAGAGCGAGGACGCCGAGCTGCTCCCGCGCGCTGGGCGGTCGGCGAGCCCGCAGGCTCCGCGCTGCCGCAGCTGTGCGCGGAACGAGCGGTCGAGCAGCAGGTAGATGAGCGGGTTGGCGCAACTGTTGACGAAGGCCAGGCAGGTGGCGACGGTGAGGCCCCAGCGCAGCGCCAGCAGCAGGCGGCAGGGCAGCGGCAGCGCGCCCAGGCTCGCCAGGTGGAAGACGGCGCGCAGGGCGCAGAAGGGCAGCCAGGAGCCCACGAAGGCGCCCTCGACGGCCAAGATGATGCGCAGCGAGCGGCTCCGGGCGCGGCCCAGGTGCGGCGGCCCGCGCAGGCGGCGCGACACGCGGCAGTAGCAGACGACGGTGACGACCAGGGGCAGCACCAgggtgagcagcagcagcagcaggctcagGCCCTGGAAGGCGTCCGATGGCTCCTCCCCGCACTGGCTGCCGCGGGCCCCCGCTGGGCAGCGGCCGCAGGCGGCGGAAGGCCAGCGAGGGCAGGCCGGCGGCCAGCGCCGCGGCCCACACGCCGGCGCAGGCGGCTAGCGCGCAGCGCCGGGAGCGCTGGGAGCGCGCGGCCAGCGGGCGGCCCACGGCCAGGTAGCGGTCCACGCTGAGGCCGGCCAGTAGCAGGGCGCCCGCGCAGCGCGTGCCAGCTAGCGCGAAGCTGCTGAGCTTGCACAGGCCCTCGCCGAAGGGCCAGCGGCCGCCCTGTGCGGCCGCCGCAGCCCACAGCGGCAGCGTGAGCACGAAACCCAGGTCGGCGGCCGCCAGGTGCTGCACGAAGGTGTCCACGAGCCGCCGCGGGCCTCGCGTCCCGGACAGCAGCCACAGCACAAAGGCGTTGCCCGGCAGGCCCACGGCGAAGGCCGCCAGGTAGAGCACGGGGATGTAGGCGTGGCTGTAGGGCAGGTCCCGCGCAGCGCACAGTTCCCCCGGCTCCAGCTCGCCCGGCGCGCCCGACCCCGAGTAGTAGTCCCAGGGCGCCGTCCCCGCGCTGGGGCTCCAGGGCTCCGTGGGGCGCATGGCCGGAGACGCCCGGTGGCGGACGCAGGGCCAAGAGGGAGGGTGGCTCTTCACGGCCCGTGCCCAGCCCAGCACCTCCCTTCCTGCCGCCCCGGGCCAAGGCGACTGGGTgggcaggaaggggtgggggcagggggaggggtagGCTCCTGGGCCGAGAAGGGGGCGAGATTCGGGGTGGGGCGGAGGGCGGGGGACGGGGACGTGGCTTCCCAGCTgggtctttggaagaaaagtccGTGGGCTGGATCGCCGCCCTGCCTCCCGTGGAAGCCTGACCTGTCCGTCCATCAGTCCCTGGTTTTACTCATGAACTAAGACCGTCACCGGTCTCAGGGGCCAGAGGGCCGGTAGGAGAGGCTCTCAGAGGCTCAGTCTGTCTCATCCCCTCCTGGCTCCAGGCTACTGTCTGTCTCTGAGGATTTTCCCCAGGGAGGTGCCTGCTGCCAAGATTTCCCTGGTCTCTTTGCAGAGCCGGCGGGTGGAGGGAGCCTGCCCCTGGGAGCCTCCCTGCAATCAGGGACTGAACACCAGACTCTCGATGGCGTTAGCTCCCTGAACTGCTGGGTCTTAGCCCAGGGTGGCGTTTCTGACCAGCTCAGGTTGTCAGAGAGTCACGGGAAGGATTTGAACCTGGAGAGGGAGCATCAGCCTGTCCAAATGAGGCAGCAGAGCCTGCGGTCCAGACCCCAGCCCTTCCCCACCTTCCTTCCTGGGCAGAACCTACGTATGGAGCCAAACTCGGGTGTTAGGCGTGGAGCGCAAGATGGAGCCGGACTCAGCGGCAGAGGCATTGTCCTCAACCAGGAATCGGGAGTTTTGGAGGAGGACAGGATCCCCCATGGACTGAGAGGCGGGAAGGATTCAGAGAGAAGGGTGGGCATGTAGCCTGGCCTTGGAGGAGGCGGTGGGCCAGGGCGAGGATGGGGGCGGGGTTCCCGAGGATGCTGGGCATCCAGTCAGGCCCCAGCTCCTCTTAGCATGTCCTCCCGTGAGCTGCTGCGGGAGGACTGCTGTGGCATGAACCCTCCACAGAGCCGCCGCCTCGTTCTCAGCAGGAGAGGATGAGCCGTTGGGTCATCTGGCGTTAGAAATTCAAGGCCGCTTATTCTTCCATTTTATTCCGTTCAGTCCTGTTACAGCAAGCACCTCCGTGTGGCAGGCCCCATTTTGGGTGTCACAAGAGATGCCGGTTTTGACCTTGGACGGTCACTAATTAGGCCCCAGAGACAGATCCATGTGTCCCACGTGCAGTGGCCAGCGTTCCAGAGGTCACACATCCTGGCGTAAAAGTTAACGAAGTCCCCCTGGAGCTCGAAGGAGCGGGCAGCCCCTCTGATTGAGGAGTAAGTCCTGAGTCTTTCCTGGCACCCGAGGTGGGTTCCAGAAAGGTGCTGGAGGCTGCGTTTGAGCAGCAGAGCCGAGGCGGGACGAGGCGGTGGGAGGGGACTGAGGGGCCCCTGGACACGCGGCGGGGGGCAGAGCCCACCTGCACCCCCAGGGCAGGGCAGTGCCGGGCTGTGGACAGACACGCAGAGGCCACAGCGGAGCCCCGAGCTGGGCAGTGGTCATGTGTGCGGGGGACGGGGAGGGCCAGACGGGGGACTGGCAGTGGGGATAGCGAGGACAGGACCCGTCCAAGAGGCCCTACACGCGGGGCTCTCATAGCCGAGCAGGCGGGTGGGCCTGGGCGGCCGGCAGGAAACAACGCAGGTGCTGCCCGCCCGTCCGTCCACTGAGGTCGGGGCCGCGGAGAGGTGCGTGTGTTCTGTTC
The genomic region above belongs to Odocoileus virginianus isolate 20LAN1187 ecotype Illinois chromosome 11, Ovbor_1.2, whole genome shotgun sequence and contains:
- the GPR25 gene encoding LOW QUALITY PROTEIN: probable G-protein coupled receptor 25 (The sequence of the model RefSeq protein was modified relative to this genomic sequence to represent the inferred CDS: deleted 1 base in 1 codon) — its product is MRPTEPWSPSAGTAPWDYYSGSGAPGELEPGELCAARDLPYSHAYIPVLYLAAFAVGLPGNAFVLWLLSGTRGPRRLVDTFVQHLAAADLGFVLTLPLWAAAAAQGGRWPFGEGLCKLSSFALAGTRCAGALLLAGLSVDRYLAVGRPLAARSQRSRRCALAACAGVWAAALAAGLPSLAFRRLRPLPSGARGSQCGEEPSDAFQGLSLLLLLLTLVLPLVVTVVCYCRVSRRLRGPPHLGRARSRSLRIILAVEGAFVGSWLPFCALRAVFHLASLGALPLPCRLLLALRWGLTVATCLAFVNSCANPLIYLLLDRSFRAQLRQRGACGLADRPARGSSSASSLSGDDGSPFRSPARAGGRAQTASAPSAVRP